TTGTATTTAAACAAGTTGAAAAAGGATTAAATGCAAATAATATCCGCTTGGTAGATGCCGTCTCTCAGGGACTCAGGCAGAGTATGCAGCGGCACGACAACCTGGTGCTCCTTGGGCAGGACATTGCGGAATACGGTGGAGTCTTTAAAGTGACGGAAGGGTTTGCGGAGGAGTTTGGGACAGACCGGGTCCGGAACACACCCATTTGCGAATCGGGTATCGTCTCCACGGCCATGGGGCTCTCCCTGGGGGGTATGAAAGCGGTGGTCGAGATGCAGTTCTCGGATTTTGTCACGTCGGGGTTCAACCCGATTGTCAATTACCTGGCCAAGGTGCATTACCGTTGGGGGGAGCCGGCAGATGTGGTGATCCGGATGCCCTGCGGTGCCGGAGTGGGGGCGGGTCCGTTTCACTCCCAGACCAACGAGGCCTGGTTTACCAAAGTCCCCGGCCTTAAAGTTGCTTATCCGGCATTCCCGGCCGACGCCAAGGGATTGCTCGCCACGGCCATCGAGGACCCGAATCCGGTGTTGTTCTTTGAGCACAAGGGTCTCTACCGGTCGCTATACGGGGATGTGCCCCAGGATTACTTCACCATACCTTTCGGGCAGGCAGCGCGTTTACGGGAAGGGGAGGGCCTGAGCGTAATCACCTACGGCGCCGGGGTGCACTGGGCTATCGAAGCCCTGGATGCGCTGGGGGTCACCGATGCCGACCTAATTGACCTGCGGACGCTCTGCCCGCTGGACACCGGGACGGTATTTGAATCCGTCCGCCGGACCGGGAAGGTCTTGCTCCTGCAGGAGGACACGCTCTTTGGCGGTGTATGTTCGGACCTTGCCGCCATGATAGGCGAACATTGCTTTGAATACCTGGACGCGCCGGTTCGCCGGGTGGCTTCCCTGGAAACCCCCGTGCCTTTTGCCCGTAACCTGGAAGCGGGTTTCCTGCCAAAAAAGCGGTTACGCCGGGCCCTGGAAGAACTGATTGCTTACTGAGGCGGGGTAACCGGCGGCACGCTTCCCCCTTTACGATTTTAGCGGGGACACAATTCTGCGGATCGGGCAAAGTTTCTACCGGGATTTCGCGCATCTTTCGATATAGGCAACGTCCGGAAACGGGCTTAGACCGTATATATTCGAACAAAACAATCATTTATGAAACGCATACTCCCAATGATACTCCTGGTGGCAATGGGGATCCAATCCTGCTCCGTTTCCAAAGCCGTACGGGAAAAACGCAACATGATAAGCGGTACGTGGACCCTCACGGATATCGTTTACGCCAATAACGAAGGGACATTTAAGGCAACCCTGTTTGACGATGCCGATGCCATATGCTATGAAGGCAGCGAATGGTATTTCCGCGACAACAACAGCACGGGGCGCTATACCATTGAGTCCGGCAGTCTCTGCAATGGGGGCGACCGGTTTTTCCGTTGGTCTGTCATTGAGCAACCTGAAAGCTACAACCCGACCTTCCAGTTCAAATTCATCGACGAAAACCGAAAGGACATCTCGGGCGGCTACGGGTACCGGCTGACAATCGAAAACCTGACGGCCACCGAAATGCAAATGCGCTCCAATGTCCGGGTAGACGGCCAGCCTGTGAGCGTTGTATATCAATTTATCAAAAAATAATCCATGAAAACCTATCGTATGCGCATGGCGAGCTGGATGCTGATCCTCGGGCTCGTATTCGGTTGCAATACCGTTAAAAATGCAAACAACAAACAGAAAGGCGCTGTTATCGGCGCCAGTAGCGGCGCGGTCATCGGCGGGGTCGTCGGCAACAATGTGGGCAAAGGCAATACCGTACTCGGCGCCATCATTGGCGGGGTAGTCGGCGGAGTTGCCGGCGGATACATCGGGGACCGGATGGACCGGCAGGCCGAAAAAATAGAAGAAGAACTTCCAGGTGCGGAGGTAAAACGCGTAGGGGAGGGGATCAATGTCACCTT
This genomic window from Robiginitalea biformata HTCC2501 contains:
- a CDS encoding alpha-ketoacid dehydrogenase subunit alpha/beta; this encodes MEKTPLAFDYETFQVPREMQLRLYREMLRPRLIEEKMLILLRQGKISKWFSGIGQEAIAVGVAASLKPEEFILPMHRNLGAFTFRDVPLNRLFAQWQGKANGFTKGRDRSFHFGSMEHRIVGMISHLGPQLGVADGIALSDLLQGRSRVTAVFTGEGATSEGDFHEALNIASVWGLPVLFCIENNGYGLSTPVSEQYNCENLADRGAGYGMESHILDGNNIQEVYARISELCASMRKEPRPVLVEFKTFRMRGHEEASGTRYVPEEMMEHWGKRDPLENYAAFLRESGVLSEVREVRIKKEIQEEIDNALDEAFAEPAVEFNESIELNDVFKPFVFKQVEKGLNANNIRLVDAVSQGLRQSMQRHDNLVLLGQDIAEYGGVFKVTEGFAEEFGTDRVRNTPICESGIVSTAMGLSLGGMKAVVEMQFSDFVTSGFNPIVNYLAKVHYRWGEPADVVIRMPCGAGVGAGPFHSQTNEAWFTKVPGLKVAYPAFPADAKGLLATAIEDPNPVLFFEHKGLYRSLYGDVPQDYFTIPFGQAARLREGEGLSVITYGAGVHWAIEALDALGVTDADLIDLRTLCPLDTGTVFESVRRTGKVLLLQEDTLFGGVCSDLAAMIGEHCFEYLDAPVRRVASLETPVPFARNLEAGFLPKKRLRRALEELIAY
- a CDS encoding lipocalin-like domain-containing protein, with protein sequence MKRILPMILLVAMGIQSCSVSKAVREKRNMISGTWTLTDIVYANNEGTFKATLFDDADAICYEGSEWYFRDNNSTGRYTIESGSLCNGGDRFFRWSVIEQPESYNPTFQFKFIDENRKDISGGYGYRLTIENLTATEMQMRSNVRVDGQPVSVVYQFIKK